CATCGTGGCCGGTATGGTGATCTCCGTGCTGGGCGGGTCGGTGAGCTTCCTTGACGTGCACAACCTCACCGTCGTGTGCGCGGGCGTGGTGCTTAAAGGCATCGGTTCGATCCCCGCCATGTACGTGACTCTGGCCCTGCTCTCCGATGTGCTCGACCACTTGGAGGCCAAGAACGGCTTCCGTTCCGACGGCTTCACCATGTCGGTGTACGGCTCGATCATGGTCGGCATGACAGGCCTCGGCAACGGCATCATCAACGCGCTGCTCGTCGCGGGCGGTTACGACGCGTCGCTGCCGGAGCAAAGCGGGGCGGTGCAGGCCGTGCTCACCGGCACCTATCTCGGCGGGGAGATCGTCTGCTACGCCATCATCGCCGTGCTGATGGTTTTCCTTGGGGTCGAGAAGCATGTGAAGGCCGACCAGGAGAAGATCGTCGCCTCGCAGAAGGCCGCGGTGGAAGCGGCCGGCGGCGAGTGGATCTCGCCGGAGGAGCGTCTGCGGATGGAGGAGTCCATGGCCTGATCCGACACGACTTTTTGTTGCGAAGTTGCGCTTTCGCTGGAATGTATTATCATATAACTAAGTGATTACTAGGTAATAGAAAGTGGTCACACGAGTACGAAGGAGTGCACATGGACATCAAGACCATCAACGGCGTGAACCTCGGCAACTGGCTCGTCCTCGAGAAGTGGATGAACCCGGCTCTGTTCGACGGCACCACCGCGGATGACGAATACTATCTGCCCACCCAGCTCTCGCCGGAGGTCTATGAGGCCCGCATCAAAACCCACCGCGCGGAATACATCAACGAACGCGACTTCGCCACCATCAAGTCCTGGGGCCTCAACTCGGTGCGCATCCCCGTGCCGTACTTCGTCTTCGGCGACCGCGCCCCCTTCATCGGCTGCGTCGACGAACTCGACAAGGCGTTCAACTGGGCCGAGAAGTACGGTCTGACCATCCTCATCGACCTGCACACCGCGCCGCTGAGCCAGAACGGCTTCGACAACGGCGGCATCTCCGGCGTGTGCAAGTGGGCGCAACTGCCCGACGAGGTGGAATTCGTGCTCACCGTGCTCGAACGCCTCGCCCAGCGCTACGGCGATCGCGAAGCACTGATGGGCATCGAAATCATCAACGAGCCGAACACCACCACCTCCTGGTCGTTGATGAACGTGACGGAGCGCTACAAGGCGGTCGATCCCGAACTCGCCGAAGGCACCGGCCCGATCGAATTCGACTGGCTCAAGGACTTCTACGTCACCGCCTACCATCGCCTGCGCGACGCCGACCATGGCGCGCTGCCCGAGGATAAGGCCGTGGTGTTCCACGACGGCTTCGACATCTGGCAGTGGAAGGACTTCATGCGCGGCGAGGACGGCAAGCTCGCACCCGAGTTCGTCAACGTGATCCTCGACACCCACCAGTACCTGATGACCGCCGAAATGATGGGCTGCCCGCAGACCGTGGAAGGCTACGACGACTTCGTGCGCAACACCTACGCGCCGATGATCAAGGAGATGAGCGAATACTTCCCCGTCATCGTGGGGGAGTGGTGCCTGTTCAACTCGGTCGGCTGCGGCGTCGACACCCACGGCGGCCAGAGCGTGCTCAACGGAGAGGAGGGCGCGCAGGTCGAAGCGCTCACCCCGGCCGAGAAGCGCGACCTCTACCAAGGCGTCGCCAAAAGCCAGCTCGAGGCGTGGAGCCAAGGCCTGGGCCACTACTACTGGAACTACAAGCTGCTCACCGACACCGTCAACACCCCCGGCTGGATCGGCTGGGACGCATGGGATCTCGGCCGCTGCATCGCCCAAGACTGGTTCCCCACCCCCGCCAACCACAAATAGTCGGACGCAGCTGGCTCATACAACGTAACGAGCCGGTGGGTGGGATGTTCTGTTTAGGACCGTAAAGACTTGGCCTGAGCGGCCCGGAGCGTGTCATAAATAGAACATCCCACCCACCGGCGGACACCGCACCACCGCAACCAATCACGCAACCCAAGGAGAAACGCAATGCTGCTCAATCCGATCTTCAAAGGCTTCAATCCCGACCCGGCGATCTGCCGCAAAGGCGACGACTACTATGTGGCCGTCTCCACCTTCGAATGGTTCCCCGGCATCCCCGTCTACCATTCCAAGGATATGAAGCATTGGGAGCTGCTCACCCACGTGCTTACCGACGACACCGAGCCGAACCTCACCAAGCTGCCCTCCGCCAAGGGCATCTGGGCGCCGTGCCTCACCTACAACGAGGACGAGGACATGTTCTACGTGATCTACGGCGTGATGAACTCCATGAACGCCCGCTACTTCGACGTGGACAACTATCTTATCAAGTCCAAGAGCATCGAAGGCCCGTGGAGCGAGCCGGTCTACCTCACCTCCTCCGGCTTCGACGCGTCCATCCTGCATGACGACGACGGCAAGAAGTACATCGTCTCGCTCGAATGGGAGACCCGCGAAGGCTACGAGAAGCCGGGCGTGATCTGCATGGTCGAATACGATCCCGAAACCAAGCATGTGGTCGGCTACCCCAAGCGCATCTGGCGCGGCGCCACCGACCGCGGCTGCATCGAGGCTCCGCATCTGACCAAGCGCGACGGTTGGTACTACATCATGTGCGCCGAGGGCGGCACCGGCTACAACCACGCCGTCACCATGGGCCGCTCGCGCAACGTGTGGGGCCCGTACGAGCCGGATCCGCAGGGTGCGATCGTCACCTCGCAGCCGGTCGAATCCAACGAGCGCGCGGATGACGACCACTTGAAGCCCCGCTACTACAATCCGGATTCCGTGCTGCAGAAGTCCGGCCATGGCTCCTATGTGGACCTGCCGAACGGCGAGACCTACCTGGTGCATCTGACCTCGCGTCCGTTCGCGCCCGAACTGCGCTGCACGCTCGGCCGTGAGACCGCCATCCAGAAGATGACGTGGACCGAGGACGGCTGGCTGCGTATGGCCGACGGTTCGAATCTCGCCAAGATTCAGGTTGAGGAGCCGAATCTGCCCGACGTGCCGATGCCCGAGATCCCCGCGTTCGACGACTTCGACGGCGACAAGCTGGGCAACTGGTACTATTCGCCGCGCCTGATGCCCACCACCTTCGCGAACGTGATCGAGCGTCCGGGCTGGCTGCGCGTGCGCGGTCAGGAGTCGCTGGCCTCGCTCAACCGCACAAGCCTCGTGGCCCGCAAGCTCACCAGCGTGTACGCCACGGTGACCACGAAGATGGAGTTCTCCCCGGAGGTCTACCAGCATTCCGCGGGGCTCACCATCTACTACGACAACATGAACAACATCTTCCTGCGCAAGTACTATTCGGAGACGCTCGGCGGCGCCGCCATCTCGCTGGTGCGACTGGAGAACGGTGAGAAGACCGAGATGCTCGACACCCGTGTGGCCGTCGAGGACCGTGCGATCTACATGCGCCTGAACATCGAAGGCCGCCGCACCTGGTTCGAGTGGGGCTACGACGGTGAGAACTGGACCAAGATCGGACCCGAGTTCGACACCACCACCTTCTCCGACGAGTACTGCAAGTTCGGCGAGTTCACCGGCACGATGGTCGGCGTGGCCGTCACCGACGCCTCGCTGCACGAGCGCACCGCCGACTTCGACTTCTTCGATTACCAGGCCGACGAGTCCAAGCCCGTCGCCTGACGTGGCTGTCCGCGTGCCCGTCTTCTGACGGGCCGCACCTAAGCGCCGCTCCCGACGATCAGTCGTCGCGGGCGGCGCTTTCTTGTGTTTGTTTTGAGCGCTGAAGTAAGACTTCTGCGGATTCTCATGATGGTTGTAGGACTATCGTATGGCGGGAATGCTGGCCTCCAACGTCCAGAATCCGTTCTCATCCTGTGTGGTCAGCGTGCCGCCGATAGCGCGGAGCTCCGCCTCGTATCGGCGCAAGCCGGTGTGGAGACGGAGACCAATGGATGCGGACGGGTGGGCGTTTCCGATATGGTCGCCGGATGATGAATCTTTCTCGTGCAAAGGAACGTCCTTCACACGCAAGAGAAAACGGTTTGACTCCGATTCGATCGATATGACGTATCCGTATCGCGGATCGGCATGTTTGCGTACGTTCGCGCAACATTCGTTGAAAAGCCCCTGAAGCAGATGGACGGTATCGCTGGCATAGTGGGCGCATGCCAGCGAATGCGGAAGCAGAATCTCGCCGTCGAATCCAAGCGATGTGAAGGCCTTGGTCTGCTGTCCTTCAATCCTTTGGAATACGGCAAGCAGGTCGTCTCGGCTTATGCGGTTAGCGGCGTCCGCTCTGTGTGAAGCGGGGGAGGCGGGGCCGGCAAGGGCGAAGTCCCAGCGAGAGAAGCCGGCGGTTGTAGCGGCTTCGGCATCCTTCATATCGGAGTCGAGCAGTGCGATGAGTTCGTGGGTGTGCGCGTGGGCTTGCTGCAGATGCGTGCGAGCCTGCTGTATGCGCAGGGATGCGTGCTCGTCCTGCGCCGTCCCCATAGCATCGTCAAGCAGGAGCATGGCGTCCGTCACCTCGTTGGATATGGAGTCATGCAGCAGGCGGGATGTCTGTTCGTTGTCCGATTTTCTGCGTAGCGCATTGCCAAGCGCATCGAGTTGCTCTTTTCTGGTCAACAGATGCGCGAAAAGCGCGACACAGAGAAACAGAGGAACGGTGATGGGCATCAGGTTCATCGGCTCATGACTTGGCACAAGTTCCGAAGAATCGATGCGTTCCACGCTGGTGCCGAGGGCGGCGATGATTCCGGCAACGATGGCGGTTGGGAATCCCGCAGGCTCCATACAGTATTCAAGCGCCGCGATGGCAAGGCATACGCTGAAGATCAGCGTGAACGGCATTCCTGTGGCGGCTGTTGGCTGAAGGACTCCCACGCACCAGACGATTATGGTCGTGCAGCTGCCGGCCACCGGCAACAATGCGATAGACAGCACGCAAACGTGCATGAACAGCAGGTACGGAATCGCCGGAGACGTCATCTGCATCGCGGTTGGATTCGTGAGATGAACGGCGGCAAACGAGACGATGATGTTCAACGCGCAGGAAGCAAGCGCGAAGGCCGCTATCCATCGATGTGTGATGAACGGCAGATGGAAGCTTATCCACCTCGAGATCGAGGGGAGCGTGTGGTGGTGCGGCTGTGGACTGGTCATTGTTCGCGAATCCGTTTGAACATGCGAATCGTCTCCGCTTTGCCGTGAAGTCGCATCTTCTTCATCGCATGATTGAGATGGGAGAACACGGTGTTTTCGGAGACCCGAAGCTGTTGGGCGATTTCGCGCGTGGTGAGGTCCTCGGCGTAGCATTCGAGTATCTCTCGCTCGCGTGCGGTCAATGACTGCCGTACCGAGGATTGGATGTTGAGCAGCCGCTCATAGGCTTGGTCGACGGGCAGAAAACCTTGTCCGGGCGGGTAGGGCTGTCCGTCACTGAGCGCATGCAGCGTCTCTTGGAAAATCGGCGATAGCAGACGGTCCTTGCTGAGCAGTGCCTGCGCGCCTGATTCGATCGCCTGGGTCTGATAGTGGGTGAGCGGGTACGCGGTGACGCACAGAATGCTGATTGTGGCGGAACGCGCGCGAATGCGTCGGCAGACCTCTATGCCGGAGATGCCGTTCAGTGAGATGTCGAGCACGATGATATCCGGCTGTTCGCGATCGAATAGACAGTGTTCGAGCGCATGCTGGGCGTTGGTGGTTTTCCATATGACTGAATTGCCGTGTTCACG
Above is a window of Bifidobacterium eulemuris DNA encoding:
- a CDS encoding glycoside hydrolase family 5 protein, with the translated sequence MDIKTINGVNLGNWLVLEKWMNPALFDGTTADDEYYLPTQLSPEVYEARIKTHRAEYINERDFATIKSWGLNSVRIPVPYFVFGDRAPFIGCVDELDKAFNWAEKYGLTILIDLHTAPLSQNGFDNGGISGVCKWAQLPDEVEFVLTVLERLAQRYGDREALMGIEIINEPNTTTSWSLMNVTERYKAVDPELAEGTGPIEFDWLKDFYVTAYHRLRDADHGALPEDKAVVFHDGFDIWQWKDFMRGEDGKLAPEFVNVILDTHQYLMTAEMMGCPQTVEGYDDFVRNTYAPMIKEMSEYFPVIVGEWCLFNSVGCGVDTHGGQSVLNGEEGAQVEALTPAEKRDLYQGVAKSQLEAWSQGLGHYYWNYKLLTDTVNTPGWIGWDAWDLGRCIAQDWFPTPANHK
- a CDS encoding glycoside hydrolase family 43 protein — protein: MLLNPIFKGFNPDPAICRKGDDYYVAVSTFEWFPGIPVYHSKDMKHWELLTHVLTDDTEPNLTKLPSAKGIWAPCLTYNEDEDMFYVIYGVMNSMNARYFDVDNYLIKSKSIEGPWSEPVYLTSSGFDASILHDDDGKKYIVSLEWETREGYEKPGVICMVEYDPETKHVVGYPKRIWRGATDRGCIEAPHLTKRDGWYYIMCAEGGTGYNHAVTMGRSRNVWGPYEPDPQGAIVTSQPVESNERADDDHLKPRYYNPDSVLQKSGHGSYVDLPNGETYLVHLTSRPFAPELRCTLGRETAIQKMTWTEDGWLRMADGSNLAKIQVEEPNLPDVPMPEIPAFDDFDGDKLGNWYYSPRLMPTTFANVIERPGWLRVRGQESLASLNRTSLVARKLTSVYATVTTKMEFSPEVYQHSAGLTIYYDNMNNIFLRKYYSETLGGAAISLVRLENGEKTEMLDTRVAVEDRAIYMRLNIEGRRTWFEWGYDGENWTKIGPEFDTTTFSDEYCKFGEFTGTMVGVAVTDASLHERTADFDFFDYQADESKPVA
- a CDS encoding sensor histidine kinase, giving the protein MTSPQPHHHTLPSISRWISFHLPFITHRWIAAFALASCALNIIVSFAAVHLTNPTAMQMTSPAIPYLLFMHVCVLSIALLPVAGSCTTIIVWCVGVLQPTAATGMPFTLIFSVCLAIAALEYCMEPAGFPTAIVAGIIAALGTSVERIDSSELVPSHEPMNLMPITVPLFLCVALFAHLLTRKEQLDALGNALRRKSDNEQTSRLLHDSISNEVTDAMLLLDDAMGTAQDEHASLRIQQARTHLQQAHAHTHELIALLDSDMKDAEAATTAGFSRWDFALAGPASPASHRADAANRISRDDLLAVFQRIEGQQTKAFTSLGFDGEILLPHSLACAHYASDTVHLLQGLFNECCANVRKHADPRYGYVISIESESNRFLLRVKDVPLHEKDSSSGDHIGNAHPSASIGLRLHTGLRRYEAELRAIGGTLTTQDENGFWTLEASIPAIR
- a CDS encoding response regulator transcription factor, with product MSPTSEPATRIGILDNDRCALDMIAMLAEREHGNSVIWKTTNAQHALEHCLFDREQPDIIVLDISLNGISGIEVCRRIRARSATISILCVTAYPLTHYQTQAIESGAQALLSKDRLLSPIFQETLHALSDGQPYPPGQGFLPVDQAYERLLNIQSSVRQSLTAREREILECYAEDLTTREIAQQLRVSENTVFSHLNHAMKKMRLHGKAETIRMFKRIREQ